Proteins encoded by one window of Gordonia jinghuaiqii:
- a CDS encoding VOC family protein, whose product MNISIQYTFLPHTDGDAALGFYRDLLGFELRKDVGYEGMRWLTVGPPDQPGTSIVLHPPAADPGITEAERQTILELIAKGSYGAVTLATDDLEGLFGKLQANGVDIVQEPMDQPYGVRDAAVRDPAGNLIRIDQVS is encoded by the coding sequence ATGAACATCAGCATCCAGTACACCTTCCTCCCGCACACCGACGGCGACGCCGCACTCGGCTTCTACCGCGACCTGCTCGGCTTCGAGCTCCGCAAGGACGTCGGCTACGAGGGCATGCGGTGGCTCACCGTGGGGCCGCCGGATCAGCCCGGCACATCGATCGTTCTCCATCCGCCGGCCGCCGACCCCGGAATCACCGAGGCGGAACGCCAGACGATCCTCGAACTCATCGCCAAGGGCAGTTATGGCGCGGTCACCCTCGCCACCGATGACCTCGAGGGTTTGTTCGGCAAGCTGCAGGCGAACGGTGTCGACATCGTGCAGGAACCGATGGACCAGCCGTACGGCGTCCGCGATGCCGCGGTGCGCGACCCCGCGGGCAACCTCATCCGGATCGACCAGGTGAGCTGA